From Apium graveolens cultivar Ventura chromosome 9, ASM990537v1, whole genome shotgun sequence, the proteins below share one genomic window:
- the LOC141685973 gene encoding uncharacterized protein LOC141685973, with product MSTLTDNSTDATKTPESDLESSYQSVALDGSHPLYLHPSDHPGQVLVVTSVLNGENFNEWKRSMSLALSAKNKLGFVTRKCKVPSESSSYFAHWQRCNDMIITWLLNSVVPEIRSSLVYIALASDVWDDINMRFSQSNGPRVFELKKALSSLAQENLTISGYYTKFKMLWDDLLQASSIPKCVCVCLCKAKKQQEQSEEVMKVTQFLMGLNEVYTNIRGQLLMMNHIPPLTTVLSLLQQEERKRNYVTLSNTTVESAALMSKARFPRSDFKKTDVKRPDGRRFNLECTYCHGKNHTKDRCFHLIGFPPRNKQNVAPAKANHQENNFVAQIAASSTVPTSTDKVESSAGPENSVVNCLSDIQYQQLLNLLNQSQLSQTNFEPPQSGATDHITCCHDLLSDLLACDIDICLPNGEFTEVKLKGTIVLTSELTLYVVLLDCTMKKTLGIGKLQGSLFKLLLPTSSQFTSLFPQVSAHCNAAHLDTSKLWHSRLGHIHFPVMEKISSIATQVETCHKFVSTDVAFYENIFPYTTSVSITSTMFPSDSSFIDDLVLSNIPSSAHTELEHQHSPSISHDSHHSHDNSPSANSHLDNSHDSDNTDHISSSDSGSATVLPIPEQSSRPIRVKQLPVKFSDYTGLPIILNKTCATTVTYPLHIVDFVQGFTPTYQAFVANSTVIPEPLFYSQAIKDSNWCKAMQLELNALEANNTWQITSLPPGKKAVGCKWIYKVKYKSDGTLERYKARLVAQGFTQTAGVDYFQTFAPVAKMATVRLLDITNAFLNGDLHEEVYMRLPPGVPIPASFVGTNPVYKLIKSIYGLRQSPREWFDKFSDVVIQFGFTQSKGDTSMFYLHSVTSVTVLMVYIDDIILTSLCVKQIGKIKEFLASKFKLKDLGHLNYFLGLEITRSSEGIYIHQRKYAINLMENTGLLAAKPSDITMEAQHNLQSNYGTALPDAMQYRRLVGQLIYLIITRPYISYPVHILSQFIATPTDVHWKAALKLVRYIKGNPDQGLFLSAKSPLKLKAFCDVDWATCPMTRRSLSGYCVTLGDSLISWKCKKQNAVARSSAEAEYRALTTTLCEITWLYNLLKEIHFKIPTPVPMYCDNTSAIHIAENPVLYERTKHIELDCHFIRDKVKEGLVQPVYLSTKQQPVDLLTKPLTAARLTYLLSKLGVRNMFRPANLKEGIRLHKIDSG from the exons aTGTCTACATTGACGGATAATTCTACAGATGCTACAAAAACTCCAGAATCTGATCTTGAAAGTTCATATCAGTCAGTTGCTTTGGATGGGAGTCATCCATTATATCTACATCCTTCAGATCATCCTGGTCAAGTTCTTGTTGTTACTAGTGTCTTGAATGGTGAAAACTTCAATGAATGGAAAAGATCGATGTCTCTTGCACTTTCAGCGAAGAATAAGCTTGGTTTTGTTACTAGAAAATGCAAGGTTCCTTCTGAATCATCTTCTTATTTTGCACATTGGCAGCGTTGCAATGATATGATAATTACTTGGCTTCTTAACTCTGTTGTTCCTGAGATTCGTTCTAGTCTTGTTTACATTGCTCTTGCTAGTGATGTTTGGGATGATATCAATATGCGTTTCTCTCAGAGTAATGGTCCACGCGTTTTTGAGTTGAAAAAGGCTTTAAGCTCTCTTGCACAAGAAAATCTTACTATTTCTGGATATTACACAAAATTTAAGATGCTTTGGGATGATCTGCTTCAAGCATCTAGTATTCCTAAGTGTGTATGTGTCTGTCTCTGTAAAGCTAAGAAGCAACAGGAACAATCTGAAGAGGTTATGAAAGTTACTCAATTTTTGATGGGATTAAATGAAGTTTACACTAATATTCGTGGTCAACTCCTTATGATGAATCATATCCCTCCACTAACAACTGTTTTGTCACTATTGCAACAAGAAGAACGCAAGAGAAATTATGTAACTCTGTCAAACACTACTGTTGAGTCAGCTGCTCTTATGAGTAAAGCTAGGTTTCCTAGATCTGATTTCAAGAAAACTGATGTTAAGAGGCCTGATGGAAGGAGGTTTAATTTGGAGTGCACTTATTGTCATGGAAAGAATCATACTAAGGATCGTTGTTTTCATTTGATTGGTTTTCCCCCAAGGAATAAGCAAAATGTTGCTCCTGCTAAGGCTAATCATCAGGAGAACAATTTTGTTGCTCAAATTGCTGCTTCATCCACAGTGCCAACCTCTACTGACAAAGTTGAAAGCTCTGCTGGTCCTGAAAACTCTGTTGTAAATTGTTTGTCTGATATTCAGTATCAACAGTTGTTGAATCTTCTAAATCAAAGCCAATTGTCTCAAACAAACTTTGAACCACCTCAATCAG GGGCAACAGACCACATTACATGTTGTCATGATTTGCTCTCTGATCTTCTTGCTTGTGATATTGATATATGTTTGCCTAATGGAGAGTTTACAGAGGTTAAACTTAAAGGAACTATAGTGTTAACATCTGAACTTACTCTTTATGTTGTTCTTTTG GACTGTACAATGAAGAAAACGTTGGGGATTGGTAAACTCCAAGGTTCACTGTTCAAGTTACTTCTACCAACTTCATCACAATTCACTTCTCTGTTTCCTCAAGTTTCAGCTCACTGTAATGCTGCTCATTTAGACACTTCAAAACTTTGGCATTCTAGATTAGGTCACATACATTTTCCTGTAATGGAGAAGATTAGTTCTATTGCTACTCAAGTTGAAACCT GTCATAAGTTTGTGTCTACAGATGTTGCCTTTTATGAGAATATTTTTCCCTATACTACATCTGTTTCTATTACTTCAACCATGTTTCCTTCAGATTCTTCTTTTATTGATGATTTAGTATTGTCAAATATTCCATCTTCTGCACACACTGAGCTGGAACATCAGCATTCTCCTTCTATTTCACATGATTCACATCATTCTCATGATAATTCACCTTCTGCTAATTCTCATCTTGATAATTCTCATGATTCTGATAACACTGATCATATATCTTCTTCTGATAGTGGTTCTGCTACAGTATTACCTATACCTGAGCAAAGTTCTAGACCTATTAGAGTAAAACAGTTACCAGTTAAGTTCTCAGATTATACAGGTCTTCCAATAATTCTTAATAAGACTTGTGCCACAACTGTTACATATCCACTTCATATTGTTGATTTCGTGCAAGGTTTTACACCAACTTATCAGGCTTTTGTAGCAAATTCCACTGTCATTCCTGAACCCTTATTTTATTCTCAAGCTATAAAAGATTCTAACTGGTGTAAAGCAATGCAGTTAGAACTGAATGCTTTGGAAGCCAATAATACTTGGCAAATTACTTCTCTTCCTCCTGGCAAGAAGGCAGTGGGTTGTAAATGGATTTATAAAGTCAAGTATAAATCTGATGGTACTTTGGAAAGATATAAAGCCAGATTGGTGGCTCAAGGTTTTACACAGACTGCAGGAGTGGATTATTTTCAAACCTTTGCACCAGTAGCTAAAATGGCCACTGTCAGACTG TTGGACATTACCAATGCTTTTTTAAATGGAGACCTTCATGAAGAAGTGTACATGAGATTGCCTCCAGGTGTGCCTATTCCTGCTTCTTTTGTTGGCACTAATCCTGTCTACAAACTGATTAAATCTATCTATGGTCTAAGACAGTCCCCAAGAGAGTGGTTTGATAAGTTTTCTGATGTTGTTATCCAATTTGGTTTTACACAATCAAAGGGAGATACTTCTATGTTTTATCTACATTCAGTTACTTCAGTTACAGTATTGATGGTTTATATTGATGACATAATACTGACTAGTTTATGTGTCAAGCAAATTGGAAAGATAAAAGAGTTTCTTGCTTCTAAGTTCAAACTGAAAGATTTAGGACACTTGAACTATTTTCTTGGACTTGAAATAACAAGGTCTTCAGAAGGCATATATATACATCAAAGGAAGTATGCAATTAATTTGATGGAGAATACAGGTCTATTAGCTGCAAAACCAAGTGATATAACCATGGAAGCTCAACATAATCTCCAGTCTAATTATGGAACAGCTTTGCCTGATGCTATGCAATACAGAAGATTGGTTGGGCAGTTGATTTATTTGATAATTACCAGACCATACATTTCTTATCCAGTGCATATATTGAGTCAGTTTATAGCTACACCAACAGATGTTCATTGGAAGGCTGCACTGAAATTAGTAAGGTACATAAAGGGTAATCCAGACCAAGGTCTGTTTTTATCAGCTAAAAGTCCATTAAAATTGAAAGCTTTTTGTGATGTTGATTGGGCTACATGTCCTATGACTAGAAGATCATTGTCTGGATACTGTGTCACGTTAGGAGATTCACTTATTTCATGGAAATGCAAAAAGCAGAATGCAGTAGCAAGATCTTCTGCAGAGGCAGAATACAGAGCTTTGACAACTACACTATGTGAAATCACTTGGTTATACAATCTACTCAAAGAAATACATTTCAAGATTCCTACACCAGTTCCTATGTATTGTGATAATACATCTGCAATTCACATAGCTGAAAATCCAGTTCTGTATGAGAGGACAAAGCATATCGAGCTGGACTGCCATTTCATCAGAGATAAAGTCAAGGAAGGGTTGGTGCAACCTGTGTACTTGTCTACCAAACAGCAACCAGTTGATCTACTTACTAAACCTCTGACAGCTGCAAGACTAACGTATTTATTGAGCAAATTGGGAGTTCGAAACATGTTCAGACCTGCCAATTTGAAGGAGGGTATTAGACTGCATAAGATAGATAGTGGTTAA
- the LOC141683380 gene encoding cathepsin B-like protease 3, giving the protein MAKAVSSGLYLPSIFLLLPLFSFHLQFVASVSAPLPNLESSILQESVVELINRNPKAGWKASMNNRFSNYTVSQFKHLLGVKPTPPGDLQSIPVKIHSERLRLPNQFDARTAWPKCSTIGNILDQGHCGSCWAFAAVESLSDRFCIQFDMNISLSVNDLLSCCGFLCGFGCNGGYPIAAWRYFKRSGVVTEECDPYFDQTGCSHPGCEPGYPTPKCKRQCVGKNVLWKKSKHFSVSAYKVHHDPSNIMTEVYKNGPVEVSFTVYEDFAYYKSGVYKHITGSEMGGHAVKLIGWGTTDEGEDYWLLANQWNRSWGDDGYFKISRGTNECGIEKSIVAGLPSSKNMVQEMTNVDDAFLDASA; this is encoded by the exons ATGGCAAAGGCAGTGTCATCTGGCCTTTACTTGCCTTCTATTTTCCTTCTCCTGCCTCTCTTTTCCTTTCATCTTCAG TTTGTTGCATCAGTGTCAGCGCCATTGCCAAATTTGGAATCCAGTATTCTTCAG GAATCAGTAGTTGAATTAATCAACCGCAATCCAAAAGCTGGATGGAAAGCTTCCATGAATAATCGATTCTCAAACTACACT GTATCTCAGTTTAAGCATCTCCTCGGCGTTAAACCAACACCACCTGGTGATCTACAAAGCATTCCTGTTAAGATACATTCAGAAAGACTAAGGTTACCTAATCAATTTGATGCAAGGACTGCTTGGCCAAAATGTAGCACCATTGGAAATATACTTG ATCAGGGACACTGTGGCTCTTGCTGGGCTTTTGCTGCTGTGGAATCATTATCTGACCGGTTTTGCATCCAATTTGACATG AATATCTCTCTATCTGTTAATGACCTCTTATCATGTTGTGGCTTCTTGTGTGGGTTTGGCTGTAATGGCGGGTATCCTATCGCTGCATGGCGGTACTTCAAGCGCTCTGGGGTAGTCACGGAAGAG TGTGACCCCTACTTTGATCAAACTGGCTGCTCACACCCTGGTTGTGAGCCTGGATATCCCACGCCAAAGTGCAAGAGACAATGTGTAGGTAAAAACGTGCTCTGGAAGAAATCAAAACACTTCAGTGTTAGTGCCTATAAGGTCCATCATGATCCCAGCAATATCATGACAGAAGTTTATAAGAATGGACCTGTTGAAGTCTCTTTTACTGTATACGAG GATTTTGCTTATTACAAGTCTGGAGTTTACAAGCACATCACAGGTTCTGAAATGGGTGGCCATGCCGTCAAACTAATTGGATGGGGAACCACAGATGAGGGAGAAGACTATTGG CTTCTTGCAAATCAATGGAATAGAAGCTGGGGTGAT GATGGATACTTCAAAATTAGTAGAGGAACCAACGAATGTGGCATTGAAAAGAGCATCGTTGCAGGATTACCTTCATCGAAGAACATGGTGCAAGAGATGACCAATGTTGATGATGCTTTTCTTGACGCCTCAGCATGA
- the LOC141683378 gene encoding uncharacterized protein LOC141683378: protein MDFRNALLKELPQVPASSSIQPENQQIKPTKVTKKNESSTSASSENQPPASRNRLMVSRRNQSSTTVSSRNRAMGARNTRRRTIRRRTSTPSGLPESSLLSTRFKGLYSLMGYTSNNSATYLSSGNPCLDFFFHVVPNTPPSQLVKRLESSWNHDPLTTLKLICNLRGVRGTGKTDKEGFYTAALWLHKHHPQTLASNVHIYATFGYFKDLLEILFRIIQGPDARSQLKREWQTKLYSARGRRRSLRWLDLDYLWMPPKEKNDMQEKEMIRKRWRAQLPREVRIKRNEAKMMREKENARFLRRKKQMARAKKVQELYRTDMNYRFLHDQIATFFADLLKADMELLNSGKATDISLAGKWCPTIDSSYDKYTLICATIARKVFPRELYPEYEGLVDAQYVSRVRDRLRKQVLVPLHRALRLPEVYMSAKKWRYLPYNRVASVAMTNYTDIFMDRDKVRFNKYIEKVKEGKAKIASGALLPHDILKSCLGGTEGQKTVAELQWNGMVENMLKKGKLTNCIAVSDVSGSMSGTPMEVSVALGLLVSELSEEPWKGHVITFSANPQLHLIKGSSLPEKSTFIRKMAWGMNTNFQKVFDKILEVAVNAKLREDQMIKTVFVFSDMEFDKASNNPWETDYMVIQKKFKKNGYERVPNIVFWNLRNSSATPVKATENGVAMLSGYSKNLLTLFLRGGGEINPELVLEAVIAGDEYQNLVVYD from the coding sequence ATGGATTTCAGAAACGCCCTGTTGAAAGAGTTGCCTCAAGTCCCTGCCTCTAGCTCCATCCAACCCGAAAACCAACAGATAAAACCTACTAAAGTTACCAAGAAAAATGAATCCTCTACCTCTGCAAGCTCTGAAAACCAGCCTCCAGCCTCGAGAAATCGACTTATGGTTTCTAGAAGAAATCAGTCCTCCACTACTGTGAGCTCTAGAAATAGGGCAATGGGAGCCAGAAACACACGCAGAAGGACAATAAGACGTCGAACGAGCACTCCGTCCGGACTCCCAGAAAGCAGTTTATTGAGCACCAGATTCAAAGGCTTATACTCACTGATGGGGTATACTTCAAACAACTCTGCCACTTACTTGTCATCGGGCAACCCGTGCCTCGACTTCTTCTTCCATGTAGTCCCTAATACTCCACCGTCTCAGCTAGTCAAGCGTTTGGAATCGTCATGGAATCATGATCCTCTGACTACTCTGAAACTCATCTGTAATCTCCGAGGCGTCAGAGGCACAGGAAAAACTGATAAAGAAGGCTTTTACACTGCTGCGCTATGGCTTCATAAGCACCACCCCCAGACTCTAGCTTCTAATGTCCACATTTATGCTACTTTTGGCTACTTCAAGGATTTGCTAGAGATTTTGTTTAGGATAATTCAAGGTCCTGATGCCCGGTCACAACTAAAACGAGAATGGCAAACCAAATTATATTCAGCAAGAGGACGGAGACGTTCATTGAGATGGCTAGATCTAGATTATCTGTGGATGCCTCCAAAAGAGAAGAATGATATGCAAGAGAAGGAAATGATAAGAAAGAGATGGAGGGCTCAGCTGCCTAGAGAAGTAAGGATTAAAAGAAATGAGGCTAAAATGATGAGAGAGAAAGAAAATGCTaggtttttgagaagaaagaaacaGATGGCAAGAGCAAAGAAAGTGCAGGAGTTGTATAGAACTGATATGAATTATCGGTTCTTGCATGATCAGATTGCAACTTTTTTTGCAGATCTGTTGAAGGCAGACATGGAGCTCTTGAATTCTGGTAAGGCAACGGATATTAGTTTAGCTGGAAAGTGGTGTCCTACAATTGATTCGTCGTATGATAAGTACACCTTAATATGTGCTACCATTGCCAGGAAAGTTTTTCCACGTGAACTTTACCCCGAGTATGAAGGACTTGTGGATGCTCAGTACGTGAGTAGAGTTAGAGACAGGTTGAGGAAACAAGTATTGGTGCCACTCCACAGGGCTCTGAGGTTACCCGAGGTTTATATGAGTGCCAAAAAGTGGAGGTATCTTCCTTATAACAGAGTTGCATCTGTTGCTATGACAAATTACACTGATATTTTCATGGATCGTGATAAAGTAAGATTCAACAAGTATATTGAGAAAGTTAAAGAAGGGAAAGCAAAGATTGCATCCGGAGCATTGCTTCCACatgatatccttaagtcttgTTTGGGTGGCACCGAGGGGCAAAAGACTGTTGCAGAACTCCAATGGAATGGGATGGTGGAAAATATGTTAAAGAAAGGGAAATTAACAAATTGTATTGCAGTGTCTGATGTCTCAGGAAGTATGAGTGGAACTCCAATGGAGGTTTCAGTTGCACTTGGTTTGTTAGTTTCTGAATTAAGCGAAGAGCCTTGGAAGGGACATGTTATCACTTTTAGCGCAAATCCCCAGCTTCACTTAATTAAAGGAAGTAGTCTCCCGGAAAAGAGTACATTTATCAGGAAGATGGCATGGGGTATGAACACAAATTTTCAGAAGGTTTTCGATAAGATATTGGAGGTTGCTGTTAATGCAAAGCTGAGGGAAGATCAAATGATAAAGACAGTGTTTGTTTTTAGTGATATGGAATTTGATAAAGCATCAAATAATCCGTGGGAGACGGATTATATGGTGATCCAGaagaaattcaagaaaaatggtTATGAGAGAGTGCCCAATATTGTGTTTTGGAACCTCAGAAATTCGTCAGCAACACCTGTAAAAGCCACAGAAAATGGAGTGGCCATGCTTAGTGGATATTCAAAGAATTTGCTGACACTCTTCTTGCGTGGAGGAGGGGAAATAAATCCCGAGCTTGTGTTGGAGGCAGTCATTGCCGGAGATGAGTATCAAAACTTAGTTGTATACGATTGA